In Lysinibacillus sp. FSL M8-0337, the following proteins share a genomic window:
- the lexA gene encoding transcriptional repressor LexA, giving the protein MKKVSKRQEDILAFIKEEVRAKGYPPSVREIGEAVGLASSSTVHGHLARLEQKGFIRRDPTKPRAIEILEPEDSIQKQSVIHVPLVGKVTAGSPITAIENIDEYFPLPDIYGTSEDQLFMLEIMGESMIEAGIFDGDLVIVKQKATADNGDIVVAMTEEDEATVKRFFKEKNHFRLQPENATMEPIIVDQVSILGQVVGLYRRVH; this is encoded by the coding sequence CAAGAAGACATACTGGCGTTTATCAAAGAAGAAGTACGCGCAAAGGGCTATCCACCATCTGTACGTGAGATTGGTGAAGCAGTTGGACTTGCATCAAGCTCAACAGTTCATGGACATTTAGCTCGTTTAGAGCAAAAAGGCTTTATTCGACGAGATCCTACTAAACCGCGTGCAATTGAAATTTTAGAGCCTGAGGATTCAATTCAAAAGCAAAGTGTTATCCATGTACCACTTGTAGGGAAGGTTACTGCTGGATCACCAATTACAGCGATTGAAAATATCGACGAATATTTCCCTTTACCGGATATTTACGGGACAAGCGAAGATCAGTTATTTATGTTAGAAATCATGGGTGAATCGATGATTGAGGCAGGAATTTTTGACGGGGACTTAGTCATCGTCAAGCAAAAAGCTACAGCCGATAACGGTGATATCGTCGTAGCCATGACCGAAGAAGATGAAGCAACTGTCAAACGCTTCTTTAAAGAAAAAAATCATTTCCGCTTACAACCAGAAAACGCTACAATGGAACCGATTATTGTAGACCAAGTTTCGATTTTAGGACAAGTTGTCGGCTTATATCGCCGTGTACATTAA